The window ATCGCCCCGCCAAACTCAGTAATTGGCCCCTAGGTGTTTTCTTTGATGAAAATAGCGATGGCATTGTTTGCGAAAGTCGCACAAAACTCAAAAATGCTCAATCACATCACAAAGTTGACGCTAGCCACACCTTTATCATGAATCATAATCAGTCTATCCATATTATCAACAGCTTCATCAAGCCTTAGGCAAATAGTTCCTGAGGAGCTGAACTATGTCATAAATTTAGTGAGGAATGAAGCTTTCCAAACTTGTATTCTAAGTACTCTGTTTAATCTTAGGCGAAATCATTTCTCCACTAAAATTAAGGAATAAAAACATGTACGAAAAATCACTTATCATCATCAAACCTGACGGCGTCCAACGCGGTCTCGTAGGCAACATCATCACTCGTTTCGAGAATGCTGGTCTTAAAATCCACGGAATGAAATTTGTTCAGCCTACGCAAGAAATGGCTCGTGCTCACTACTCAGAACACGTTGATAAAGGTTTTTACCCAACTGTTGAAGAATATATCCTCTCGGGCCCTGTTCTCGTTTTCGCTCTTGGCGGTATTAACTCAGTGAAAAAAATTCGTCTTATGGTTGGCGCAACTGAGCCTGCATCTTCTGCTCCAGGCACAATTCGTGGCGACTTTGCTCACCAATCTTACCCAGCTCCAGGGGAGCCTGATGACAAACCAATCCGCAACCTCATCCACGCTTCTGGCTCTTCTGAAGAAGCTGTTACAGAAGTAAAACTCTGGTTCAATGATGACGAAATCATTGAATATGGAAAAATCACGGACGAACTCCTCGCTTTTTAAGTGATTAAGGACTCGCGAGAGTCCTAAATATATGAGTTTAAGAGATTTTACAGAGAAGGCCGAAAATTATTTACTTTCCATTATTAATGGAAACAAGCTAGGCTTTGGCCCTTCTCTGATAAAATCCAATCTTTTTGTCTTATCAAAAGTCTTTCGCTCCATTGTAAAGAGCCGCCACTTTCTCTACGATAAGCGCATATTTCGCGACCGTACTTTAGGTTGCTTAGTAGTCTCCATAGGCAACCTCACAACAGGTGGTACAGGAAAAACTCCCGTCACCGAAATCTTTGCTCGCACACTTTGTGAAAAAGGTCGTCGCGTCGCCATCTTATCCCGTGGCTACCGCAGTAAGAGCAAACCACTCAAAACAAAAATTCTTGATAAATTTCGCGGCAAAAAAACTGTCAGCCCCCCCAGAATTGTCTCTGAAGGCAAAAATGAAGTTTTGCTCGGCCCGCACATGGCTGGCGAT is drawn from Lentisphaera araneosa HTCC2155 and contains these coding sequences:
- the ndk gene encoding nucleoside-diphosphate kinase yields the protein MYEKSLIIIKPDGVQRGLVGNIITRFENAGLKIHGMKFVQPTQEMARAHYSEHVDKGFYPTVEEYILSGPVLVFALGGINSVKKIRLMVGATEPASSAPGTIRGDFAHQSYPAPGEPDDKPIRNLIHASGSSEEAVTEVKLWFNDDEIIEYGKITDELLAF
- a CDS encoding tetraacyldisaccharide 4'-kinase; translation: MSLRDFTEKAENYLLSIINGNKLGFGPSLIKSNLFVLSKVFRSIVKSRHFLYDKRIFRDRTLGCLVVSIGNLTTGGTGKTPVTEIFARTLCEKGRRVAILSRGYRSKSKPLKTKILDKFRGKKTVSPPRIVSEGKNEVLLGPHMAGDEPYMLACNVPEAIVLTDPDRVKVVALPFATTKPTALMDDGFQQYV